The DNA sequence CGGCCTGCGGGTCCTGGTCGCGTACGGCGTCCAGGACGGCCCGGTGGGCCGGTACGGGGTCCTCGCTGTGCGGGTGGCTGTGCACGATGCGGTCGCGGTGGGCGAGGCCGGGCTCGATGACCATCTCCATGCGCTGGAGCAGCTCGTTGTGGGTGGCACGGAGCAGGGCGCGGTGGAAGGCGAGGTCGGCCTCCACGGCCTGCCCCGGGCCGGAGCCCCGCTCGCCCATCGTCTCCAGTGCCGCGTCCAGGGCGGCCAGGTCGGCGTCGGTGCGGCGCTCGGCGGCGAGGCGCACGGCGGCCGGTTCGACGATGGCGCGTACTTCGGCGAGGTCGGCCAGCAGCGTCCGGTCGGCGTCGGTGGCGAGGTCGGCGCCCTCGAACTGCCAGCGCAGCACATCGGCGTCGAGGAGGTTCCAGTCGGCGCGGGCTCTGACGAAGGTGCCGCGTTTCTGGCGGGCGTCGACCATCCCCTTGGCGGCGAGGACCTTCAGGGACTCGCGCAGGGCGGTGAGACTGACGTCCAACTCGCTCTGCAGCGCCACCAGGTCGAGCGTGGCTCCCTCGGGGATCCGGCCGCCCAGGATGCGGCGGGCGAGGGCCTCCACTGTCTGGCCGTGCACGCCGCGGCGGGCGTAGGGCGTCATGTCGTACAGCCTTTCTGCTGGGGAGTGGGGACGGCGGTGGTCATGCGGACGCCTTCAGGACGCTCCAGCCGCCGTCCACGACGAGGCTCGTGCCGGTGATGTAGGCGGCTTCGTCGGCGCTCAGGAAGGCGATGGCCGCGGCCACCTCCTCGGGGGTGCCGAAGCGGCGGGCGGCCGTCTCGGCGACGCTGCGCTCGCGGTCCTCGGGCGGCACCCGGTCCCAGGCGGCGGTGAGGATGGGGCCCGGCAGGACGGCGTTGACGCGGACCTCGGGCCCGTACTCGACGGCGAGCTGACCGCACAGGGACAGCAGCGCGCCCTTGGACGCGGCGTAGGCGGGGTGGCCGGGGATGCCCACGCGGGCGTGGACGGACGAGGTCAGCACGGTCGCTCCGCGCCGGGCCCGCAGATCGGGCAGCAGCGCCCGGAAGCCGAGGAAGCTCGCGGTGAGGTTGACGGAGAGCTGCCGCTGCCAGGACTCCAGGGTCATCTCGTGGGCCGGGACGACGTCGACGGTGTAGGCGTTGCCGACAAGGACGTCCACGGGTCCGAAGTCGTGGGCGGCGGCCACGATCCGCTGCCAGTCGTCCTCCGCCGCCACGTCGGCCCGCACGAACCGGGCCCGGCCTCCGTCCTTCACGATCCGTTCGGCGACCGCCGTGCCGCGTTCCTGCGACACGTCGGCGAGGACGACGGCGGCTCCCTCCGCCGCGAGGCGTGCGGCGGTGGCGGCGCCGATACCGGAGGCCGCACCGGTGACGACGGCCGTGCGGCCGGTGAAGCGGTCCATCGTGATCGACTCCTTCGTGAGCGTGTCGCGCATGCTCCGTGAGCGGGGACAGGCCGTGCGGGAAACATATGCGGCTCACTGACGTGTCAGTACCACCAGGTCCGCATCATGATCGGCACTCCAGGCGAACGGCAGCCCGTAGTGCAGCAGATGGGCGCCGCTGTACGTCGTCCCGGTGGCGGTGTCCCGATAGCGTGCCGTCGGCTCCAGTGCCCGCAGCCGAAGCCGGTCGGGGCGGCCGGGCACGAGCGGCGAAACGTCGAGCCGTCCGGTGCCGAGCGCGGCGACGACCGTGCGGTCCCCCGCGTCGTACTGCACCCCGCAGGTGGCGTCGGCCGGCGAGCCGAGCAGCCGGGCCTCTCCGTGGTGGATGACCTCGCGCAGTTCCTTGTAGCGGGCGACCCACAGCGCGGCCTCGGTCCGCTGCTCCGGCGTCCATGCCCGCAGGTCGGCCCCGATGCCCAGTACCCCGCACATGGCGTTCACGAAGCGGAAGGCGAGGCTGCGCGGGCGCGGGTCGAAGACGCCGGGCGCGTCGGTGACCCAGGAGCTCATGACGTGCGGGGCGTGGGCGTGCAGGAAGCCGTACTGGATGGACAGCCGGTCCAGCGGGGCGGTGTTGTCGCTGGGCCAGACGACGTCGGTGCGGGCCAGGGTGGCGTGGT is a window from the Streptomyces sp. NBC_00299 genome containing:
- a CDS encoding FadR/GntR family transcriptional regulator; the protein is MTPYARRGVHGQTVEALARRILGGRIPEGATLDLVALQSELDVSLTALRESLKVLAAKGMVDARQKRGTFVRARADWNLLDADVLRWQFEGADLATDADRTLLADLAEVRAIVEPAAVRLAAERRTDADLAALDAALETMGERGSGPGQAVEADLAFHRALLRATHNELLQRMEMVIEPGLAHRDRIVHSHPHSEDPVPAHRAVLDAVRDQDPQAAETAMRALLVQAGRDLDRIDGPDDTKGNGGK
- a CDS encoding SDR family NAD(P)-dependent oxidoreductase codes for the protein MRDTLTKESITMDRFTGRTAVVTGAASGIGAATAARLAAEGAAVVLADVSQERGTAVAERIVKDGGRARFVRADVAAEDDWQRIVAAAHDFGPVDVLVGNAYTVDVVPAHEMTLESWQRQLSVNLTASFLGFRALLPDLRARRGATVLTSSVHARVGIPGHPAYAASKGALLSLCGQLAVEYGPEVRVNAVLPGPILTAAWDRVPPEDRERSVAETAARRFGTPEEVAAAIAFLSADEAAYITGTSLVVDGGWSVLKASA